The DNA sequence ttaatatttcaattttttaaaataattttaaaaatcatcatcctttaaaatagttttttgaaaagaataatGTTGTTATCtgttttagaaattgaaatgttCTTAATATGTATTTTgtgtttataaatattttttaacacaaattttatctataatattttttaaaattattttttatatttatacaattatttttaaaaaataatattaaaaaaggaataaaaacaattaaatatatgttgtaaaaaatactctatttttaaaacaagttttcaaaaattattttttatcaaaaaattaccaaatgtgtttttaaatttagaaaatagttcAGAACAAGttctttattcttatttttttatttttaaaaacataaaacaaaatataaccCCATAACcaccaaataaattaatataagaatttctctaattaaaattaaaattaatcaaacgcAACGATATTGGTTTCTGGTACCAACCACGCATGCAATCCGAAGATCGGACAGAAGGCAGATGCAAGCAAAACTTCGGCCACAACCTGATATTAGTGGTCCACGTGTCATGAAATAGATGACGTCATCAATATATCATACCTTACCAACCCCGGAATAGGAACGGCAACGGGAAAGAGCCGGTTAGGGTTGTGAAGGTTCGGTGGGCCCAGCAAAGGGATAAGGGTTGGTAGGCGAAACCAAGAAAGAGGTGGTCGTGTCGCCAGCTTTGTTAAAAACCCACTGAACCGGTCAATGGAGACTGGTAACCGGTAGGTGTCAGTAGGCGGGAGTAGGTGGGTGACCGAAGTCGCACTCTTTAAAGGTCTCACCGTGCCTTCTGGTACCATTGGGCACCAACTCCAAACACGAAACGAAACAAAACCTCACTACTCCATCTTCGACATCTCCCGTCTCactcctttgtttttttccttctaggtaccattttctttcattttccctcaCTCCAAATTTCTTGctgagtgattttttttttttttttttttttttttttaattttgaaagtttttattaaaagattgATGGTTAAAATTGCAGCTGGATTTTCTTCGGCCCACGTTAGCAGTGCGGCGCAGGTTTTTCTGCTGGAACTTTGACTTCTTTTTCTGGTGATTTTCCACTTTGAATGcatctgtaaatctcatccatTAGTGCTTTGAAAAAGAGGCagatagaaggaaaaaaatgaattgctttaaaaaaaataaataaaaataagtagatCATAGAAATGCTATTATTTTGGGGGaatctcgttttttttttttttttttcctgtaaaATCTTTTCCAGAAATTGCAGTTCAGTTGTTAAAAAATATGCACTATCGGCGCAAGTTAGCAAAGATTTTGGACGAGTCTAATTGGCTTTGATATTATTGATAATTGAGTGCGCACATCATAAATGCTACTAAATTGAAGAACATCGACTGCTTTCCTTCGAATCTCGCTGAAAATTTGTTCCAAAAATTGCAGTTCGGTTTGGAACATCGGTCCTCCGGTGCGCACTTCCCGTGCCGGTGCAAGctagcagcagcagcagcagcagcagcagcatcaGCAGAAGAAGATGATCATAAACGTGAGGGAGTCGACGATGGTGCGGCCGGCGGAGGAGACGCCGCGGCGGAGCCTGTGGAACTCGAATGTCGATCTGGTGGTACCGCGGATGCACACGCCAAGCGTCTACTTTTACCGCCCTTCCGGTGCTGCCAACTTCTTCGACCCTCAGGTCATGAAAGAGGCACTGAGCAAGGTTTTGGTGCCATTCTACCCCATGGCCGGGCGGCTCCGGCGAGACGAGGACGGCCGTATCGAGATCGACTGCAACGCTGAGGGCGTCCTCTTCGTCGAGGCGGATACCGGCTCTGTCATCGACGATTTCGGTGATTTCGCCCCTACTCTGGAGCTCCGGCAACTCATTCCGACGGTGGATTACTCCGGCGATATTGGATCCTATTCTCTCCTCATTCTCCAGGTACTCCTCtctttctaatttaattatttatgtttttaatataagttaatttatcatataaatagTCGGATATTAGGAAATATTTCGTTAAAGCTCTATCAATCCCTacctattcttaaaaaattataaaaataattgaaagggTTCAAAATTAGGTAAATCTTAATCCATGTAAATTGAGATGCCTTTAATCTTCTCCAtcccttttattttaattttttaaaaaaaaaaaacagaaaattttcaaaattttagtcaGATACACTTtgacccaaaaagaaaaagaaaaaaagttgatGAATGGTGAGTAAGGATTTGTGTTTGTCGTGTTCATGGCCATTCCTGTAGGAGTTCCAATTCCAGACCCGTCATTGGTCGTGTTAAATGCCACAACCTGTTTCCACACGTACAAGGAAAATGGCCGTATCCACCACCTAATTTAAGTTGGGTGGTGGTTGGCCCGTACCAATTGATCCAATAAgcaattaagaaatatttttttccatttgaacATAGACAATGAAGGCCGGATCCGAtccaaatgaaatataatattataattgcTAATTAATACCCTTGctttattagattatttttattttttgcaatgGAATTGGTTGTTTTGATGTGTGTCTACATGCTATGTCACGTAACACCGACTTTTGAGACAAAACGTAGTGATGTGGGAAACTGGtagaaaaacattttccttGTCAATGCGTGGGTGAAACTTTGTCATGCTAAACATTACCTAAACAAGTAACCTAGTCTGTTGTGTTGACGATCATGCGACCAACTGCCTATCTACCTactatgaaaatggtggtgtGGAAAGCACTCACAcgtctcaattattttttattttttttattttttgtgatttttatgAATTCTTGACAATACAAACGTGAATTCACTCAGATTCGTACCAATGATTTACAATGCGGTCCCTTCTGTCTGTTGGAAATTTGGAAGCTTCCCAATTTGATTTAACATTTTAGAAGGCCTTATTAATTCTTGGTTTTAAATTCACTTGGGATAGGTAACACATTTCAAATGTGGTGGGGTGTCGTTAGGCGTGGGTATGCAGCACCACGTAGCGGACGGTGCGTCTGGGCTGCACTTCATAAACACGTGGTCAGACATGGCGCGTGGGTTGGACATCACCATCCCCCCCTTCATCGACCGCACCCTCCTACGGGCCCGCGACCCACCCCAGCCTGCTTTCCACCACATTGAGTACCAACCCCCTCCCCAGCTCAAAGCCCCACTACCCAACACTCAGAACACCAATGTTTGCATCTTCAGGATCACCCGGGACCAGCTCAACACCCTCAAGAACAAATCAAAAGAAGATGGCAACACAATCAGTTATAGCTCCTACGTCATGCTTGCCGGCCACGTCTGGCGCTGCGCCTGCAAGGCACGGTCCCTACCCGCCGACCAAGACAGCAAGATGTATATCGCCACCGACGGTCGCTCACGCCTCCGCCCCGCCCTGCCCCCTGGATACTTCGGAAACGTCATATTCACGACGACGCCGGTGGCCGTCGCTGGAGATTTGATGTCCAAACCGCTGTGGTACGCCGCCAGCAAGATCCACAACGCACTGGCGAGGATGGATGACGAGTATTTAAGGTCAGCCTTGGACTACCTGGAGATACAGCCAGATCTAACAGCTCTGGTGCGCGGTGCCCACACCTTTCGGTGCCCAAATATCGGGATAACGAGTTGGACCAGGTTACCGATCTACGACGCGGACTTCGGGTGGGGGCGGCCCATTTTCATGGGCCCGGGTGGGATCGCATTGGAGGGGCTGGCCTTTGCGCTGCCCAGCCCAACCAACGATGGGAGCTTGTCCATCGCCATTTCGCTGCAGGAGGACCATATGAAACTCTTCCAGAAGTACCTATACgagatttaatcaaaattttaaactgGTTGGGTTTGGATTTATCCACCTTTTTTTCcagtttcatttttcttttggtttaatGATAAAGTTGAACTTGGGATTTGAATGTGGCCATGCCCTATTTTGAAGGGCATCCGTTTTACGAAATGGGCCCGCACAAACCATTGTATTACTAAATTGACATTTCTTATGTTACGGTATTAATTTTGCTTTATATTCTATTCTTTTTCAGGTAGGGGTTAATCAagtaatttccaaaattaattttgatttattaagtGTCACAATTTCTTCAAGCATTGAAacacatcattttttttgtcaaaattttggaCCTTCTAGGTTCTTATGACTTGTTCatcataatatttttccttaGGGAACAAAGTCTCCATCATCTAGATGCCTGCTTATTAAGTGTCACGTCAATTGTCAAGTGGCTGGTGACGACCGTGGACTTGTTTCCATGTCCACTAGAAATGTAAGATCTTAAGTAGCCACAGCTCTAACATCCAGAAAGACGGGCAATTCAACGCCCGCCTACTTTCCTTTACTTTTCAACTTCCAATGGAGCCTCTCTCTTTTTTTCGTTAACTTTCCAACTTTCTATGTCCACACAAATTTGCACCAATTCGAAAGCAAGCAGCCCTTGTAAAGATAAGCtgaataaatagaaaaagaaaaagaaaaaaacccatTGTGTAGGTTACCAACTGGATGTGATGTGGTTGCAAAGGAAATCATCCTATGCAACTCAAAAAGAGATCATCTTTACAACAaccaataatataattttagaaattattttataaaagtggaaaaatatttaatattttgtaaaaataaaaattttataaagtgATGAACCTAAGACtttgagaaaaatatatttaaacaaattaaaaatgttgatgtcgtaattataaattgaaaattgtatcattattctttttttattgtaatttcaatttatttgtgGAAAGATGGGATGAAATGTTGAaagtattaaaaacaatataattggtatttgaagtgaaaaaagaaataacattattttcatctattgTAAGTGTAATTAGTCTTTTTAAACCGTAGCAAAGATATacgaaatgatttttttattttttttaattcaaggaAATTAGGATTTAaaaaggtacgaagaatgtgaggaatgtTATAAATAATGTGAggaattataatattctttgtattttttctcacatttttcataccatTTTTTACACTCTTTGTACccttttagtgttttaatttgtataaataaCCAATATAATCGCATTtccaagtaaaataaaattcttaaaattaaaaaaaaaatgaaaaattttaagggTATAAAGAATGCGAGGAAtgatacaaagaatgtgaggatttcttACATTCTTTGTACTCTTTGTTATATTCTTCGTACtctttacaattttttagtgttttaatttcttaatttttggtgtggataattctcattatttctaagcttaattagtatggataaacaatattattgctTTTacaagaggaaaataaaattcaagaaattgtaaaatttttaggGTACGAATAATATGAGGAAGGGTACAAAAATtgtgaggatttctcacattctttgtacccatTGTCATATTCTTCGTACTCTCTACaatgttttagtgttttaatttcttaatttttttgtgtggataatattaatcatttttaagcTTAAATAGTATCGATAAGCAATATTATTGCATTtataagtggaaaaaaattgttaaatttcaaGAAATTGTAATATTTCGAGGGTACGAGAATGTGAGGATAAGAAtatgagaaatcctcacattctttgtattgtttacaattttttagtgttttgattTCTTAACTTTTTGAGgacaattttcatcatttttaacctTAATTAGTATAGATAACTAATATTATTGTGTTTccaagtgaaaaataaaattatttaaattaaaaataattaaaaagaatactTCGCATGGCCTTTAGGGGATCttgttgcatatttggtaattaaaaattgattaaatccaaattaccaaagTAGCCCCCCAACCAAATACTAGGGTTagtaaaattgaaaaaccttaAAAGACCCAattaccaacaaaaaaaaatagccCAAGAAAAGGCACAAAAAAATGagcccaaacaaccaaaaacaatCGGACCTATATGCGATCCCGTAATAGTATGCTCTTTACACAACATTGCTTCAATTgaccatatctccctcatttcaACTTCAAATATCCATTTAAAGCATTTGATTCCTGACTTCCTAAGTTTCAAAATCATATGTGATTTGCCATAAGAAACTGGCTGGAGGTAGCCCCAATTTTGACTCAAAATTGACATCACTATGTTGCCATGCACTTTGCATAACCTTGCTTCAATCAACCATATTTTCCATGTTTCAACTTCGAATTGCGATTCGTTTGAATTGTTTGATTCCttacttcctaagcttcaaaaccatatatggaTTGCTTAAAGAAACTCACTAAAAGTAGCCCTGATTTGGTTCAAATTTGACATCACTGTGCTATTATGGATCTCAAAACAAGAACTTCTAAGAAACTTTCATCTTCTCTTGGGTTATCATAGAATTTGAAAAGAGAAACTTCAagattcctttttttctcttgggCCACCATAgatgaatataaaaaactaaaaattttataatactaAAAATTCTTATGCTTctataatggagcttacaacctatctattgaaaaaaaaaaaaaatacaaccaaataaaaattctatGCTCTTATAAGGTGTATAACCCAATTTAGAGAATCAAAAGACATAAAACACATCCATTCAGATTTATTCAATCAATTGAATcaataaaaacatttcattcattcatccctAGGGGTCATGGGTTGAATACAATACCCTGTAAAACAAAGTTAGCACACCCTAGAACATCTAACATGCTAGAACTTACCctagggctctgataccagttgttgggaaccttggattGCTCTATCCCCTATCTTTGAATCTCATACGGTGCATGTAAACtattataggcttctctaaatctatcgcaaCGAAAACAAATGGCTATAAAAACCATATTAGGATAAAGATTTAGGGATGTGAACCTCATACtagatctagatgttcccaaatcaattcatTGGGAGAAGAGCATGCCCGAAGAGTCTAGAAGTCTTTTACACCTAAGATCTTCTACTCGATGACTCGAACCACGATCTTGACATTCCAAAATGTGGGTTTTGGAAGAATGGAAA is a window from the Vitis riparia cultivar Riparia Gloire de Montpellier isolate 1030 chromosome 9, EGFV_Vit.rip_1.0, whole genome shotgun sequence genome containing:
- the LOC117922314 gene encoding shikimate O-hydroxycinnamoyltransferase; translation: MIINVRESTMVRPAEETPRRSLWNSNVDLVVPRMHTPSVYFYRPSGAANFFDPQVMKEALSKVLVPFYPMAGRLRRDEDGRIEIDCNAEGVLFVEADTGSVIDDFGDFAPTLELRQLIPTVDYSGDIGSYSLLILQVTHFKCGGVSLGVGMQHHVADGASGLHFINTWSDMARGLDITIPPFIDRTLLRARDPPQPAFHHIEYQPPPQLKAPLPNTQNTNVCIFRITRDQLNTLKNKSKEDGNTISYSSYVMLAGHVWRCACKARSLPADQDSKMYIATDGRSRLRPALPPGYFGNVIFTTTPVAVAGDLMSKPLWYAASKIHNALARMDDEYLRSALDYLEIQPDLTALVRGAHTFRCPNIGITSWTRLPIYDADFGWGRPIFMGPGGIALEGLAFALPSPTNDGSLSIAISLQEDHMKLFQKYLYEI